One genomic region from Thalassotalea sp. PS06 encodes:
- a CDS encoding CvpA family protein, with the protein MVWVDYLILIVIGMSMLISLVRGFVKEAVSLVIWVCAFFVASTFYQQLAAYLVNIQDDVLRNAAAIGILFVATLILGAMINYIIGQLVDKTGLTGTDRVLGLVFGGLRGALVVSAALFFLDVFTPAPSSQWWQDSMLIPEFRVVIEWFFAYVESSSSFLS; encoded by the coding sequence ATGGTTTGGGTTGACTACCTGATTTTGATAGTGATTGGGATGTCCATGCTTATCAGCCTGGTAAGAGGGTTTGTTAAGGAAGCTGTCTCATTAGTAATCTGGGTATGTGCGTTTTTTGTTGCCAGTACATTTTATCAGCAACTTGCCGCATATCTAGTCAATATCCAGGATGATGTATTACGAAACGCAGCCGCAATAGGCATATTATTTGTTGCAACCTTAATACTCGGCGCCATGATAAATTACATTATCGGGCAGCTGGTAGATAAAACGGGATTAACGGGAACGGATCGGGTACTTGGCTTAGTATTTGGTGGTTTGCGAGGCGCATTGGTCGTCAGTGCAGCCTTGTTCTTTCTGGATGTATTTACGCCCGCACCGTCTTCACAGTGGTGGCAGGACTCCATGTTAATTCCCGAATTTAGGGTAGTGATAGAGTGGTTTTTTGCGTACGTTGAATCCTCTTCAAGCTTCCTATCTTAG
- a CDS encoding aldehyde dehydrogenase family protein — translation MNYQDILDAQRRYFQTNVTRDLNWRKEQLQQIKAMVINHEAEIIHALDKDLGKPEQESWITEISYVTGDVDHTIKHLKKWAKPRKVSTPVVAQPGSSYIVPEPVGSVLIMGAWNYPLQLVLAPLVAVIAAGNCAIVKPSEMAVNVSKLLATIIPLYLDKEAVTVVEGGIDESTALLELRFDHIMYTGNGHVGRIVMAAASKHLTPVTLELGGKSPVYIDQSTNIKITAQRLAWGKWMNAGQTCIAPDYVLTHKYMVKPLVEALTKEVKSMFGDNPQLSKSYGKIINPRHTERLASYLDSGEIVHGGNYSIEDCYIEPTIVVNPEMDSKVMTEEIFGPILPIVCIEDFASAKKFVVERDKPLSAYIFTKDKEQKLQWQQEISAGSQCINDVVMFNAVPDLPFGGTGPSGMGQYSGKSGFDNFSHLKSVLKRPFMADLPMRFAPYKEWKLNFLKKIR, via the coding sequence TTGAACTATCAAGACATTCTCGACGCCCAACGTCGATATTTTCAAACCAATGTTACTCGCGATTTAAACTGGCGAAAAGAGCAATTACAGCAAATCAAGGCAATGGTGATAAACCATGAAGCCGAGATCATTCACGCATTAGACAAAGATTTAGGAAAACCTGAGCAGGAATCCTGGATCACAGAAATCTCTTATGTAACCGGCGATGTCGATCATACGATCAAACATCTGAAAAAATGGGCGAAACCACGAAAAGTTTCTACCCCGGTCGTTGCCCAACCAGGTTCCTCTTATATCGTTCCTGAGCCTGTCGGCAGCGTACTTATCATGGGAGCATGGAACTACCCTCTTCAGCTCGTGTTAGCACCGTTAGTCGCGGTTATTGCCGCTGGTAACTGTGCAATCGTCAAGCCTTCTGAGATGGCTGTCAACGTATCAAAACTTTTGGCTACCATCATTCCTTTATATCTGGATAAAGAGGCGGTTACCGTTGTCGAAGGTGGTATCGATGAATCCACTGCGCTTCTTGAATTGCGATTCGATCACATCATGTATACCGGCAACGGCCACGTTGGTCGAATCGTGATGGCTGCCGCTTCTAAGCATTTGACTCCAGTTACGTTAGAACTTGGTGGTAAAAGCCCTGTATACATAGATCAGAGCACCAATATCAAGATAACCGCCCAGCGTTTAGCCTGGGGTAAATGGATGAACGCCGGCCAAACCTGTATCGCTCCGGATTATGTACTAACCCATAAATACATGGTTAAACCTCTGGTAGAAGCATTAACCAAAGAGGTTAAGTCTATGTTCGGCGACAACCCACAATTAAGTAAGAGCTACGGAAAAATTATCAACCCGCGTCATACCGAGCGTTTAGCTAGTTATCTCGATTCGGGAGAAATTGTTCATGGCGGTAATTACTCCATCGAAGATTGTTACATAGAACCGACTATCGTGGTCAATCCGGAAATGGATTCAAAAGTCATGACTGAAGAAATCTTCGGACCGATTCTACCAATTGTCTGTATCGAGGATTTCGCCAGCGCTAAAAAGTTTGTAGTTGAGCGAGACAAACCATTATCTGCGTATATTTTTACCAAAGATAAAGAGCAGAAATTACAGTGGCAACAGGAAATTAGTGCCGGTAGCCAATGTATTAATGACGTAGTAATGTTCAACGCTGTGCCTGATTTGCCATTTGGTGGAACAGGACCGAGCGGTATGGGTCAATACTCTGGAAAATCAGGATTTGATAATTTCTCGCATCTAAAGTCAGTATTGAAACGTCCATTTATGGCGGATTTGCCAATGCGTTTTGCACCATACAAAGAGTGGAAGCTAAATTTTCTGAAAAAAATTCGCTAA
- the truA gene encoding tRNA pseudouridine(38-40) synthase TruA has product MRFALGIEYDGSRYHGWQRQNDVMSVQGEIEKALSKIVNKPTEVVCAGRTDTGVHGTNQVVHFDSPYDRGSAAWTLGMNTLMPKDIAVRWSHPVAEEFHARFSATARRYRYIIYNGIYRPAIFAKGLSFCHQPLDEKLMHEAAQQLVGQHDFTSFRTVHCQAHSPLRTIIHCDVSRQGNYVIIDIKANAFLHHMVRNIAGSLMRVGRKLEEVSWISEVLYLKNRCKAGMTAPANGLYFVDVDYPESFQLPKSPLGPLFLNNEI; this is encoded by the coding sequence ATGCGGTTTGCATTGGGTATAGAATATGATGGCAGTCGTTATCACGGCTGGCAGCGTCAAAACGACGTAATGAGCGTTCAGGGCGAAATTGAAAAAGCCTTATCTAAAATTGTGAACAAACCTACAGAAGTCGTCTGTGCCGGGCGCACGGATACGGGTGTTCATGGTACCAATCAGGTTGTTCATTTTGATTCTCCCTATGATCGTGGTTCCGCTGCCTGGACGCTAGGCATGAATACCTTAATGCCCAAGGATATTGCCGTTCGTTGGAGTCATCCCGTTGCCGAAGAATTCCATGCTCGTTTCAGTGCGACGGCACGCCGTTATCGTTACATTATTTACAATGGTATTTACCGTCCGGCAATTTTTGCCAAAGGCTTAAGTTTCTGTCATCAGCCTTTAGATGAAAAGCTCATGCATGAAGCGGCACAGCAATTGGTTGGGCAGCATGATTTTACCTCTTTTCGGACGGTTCACTGTCAGGCCCATTCTCCATTGCGCACCATCATTCATTGCGATGTATCTCGCCAGGGCAACTATGTCATTATCGATATTAAGGCGAATGCATTTTTACATCATATGGTACGTAATATCGCTGGTAGTTTGATGCGTGTAGGGCGCAAGTTAGAAGAAGTAAGCTGGATTAGCGAAGTGTTATATTTAAAAAATCGCTGCAAAGCCGGGATGACCGCACCCGCTAATGGCCTGTATTTTGTGGATGTCGATTATCCTGAATCCTTTCAATTACCTAAATCTCCTTTAGGGCCGCTTTTTTTGAATAATGAAATTTAA
- the accD gene encoding acetyl-CoA carboxylase, carboxyltransferase subunit beta translates to MSWIEKILPKAKTSTASKANIPEGVWSKCTSCNAVLYKVELERQLGVCPKCDHHMRLPARKRLEAFLDAGEKVEIGAELEPQDKLKFKDSKRYKDRISAAQKATGEKDAIIVMKGELGGMPVVVAAFEFAFLGGSMASVVGARFVQAAEICLKENLPLICFSASGGARMQEALMSLMQMAKTSAALAKMSEKGLPYVSVLTDPTMGGVSASLAMLGDINVAEPKALIGFAGPRVIEQTVREKLPEGFQRSEFLLEHGAIDLIVDRREMRPRLARLIAKFMGKDEPQIS, encoded by the coding sequence ATGAGCTGGATTGAAAAAATTCTACCGAAAGCAAAAACGTCGACTGCCAGTAAAGCCAATATTCCTGAAGGCGTCTGGAGCAAGTGTACTTCGTGTAATGCGGTTTTATATAAAGTTGAGCTAGAGCGTCAACTTGGTGTGTGTCCTAAATGTGATCACCACATGCGTTTACCGGCGAGAAAGCGTCTGGAAGCATTTCTTGATGCAGGTGAAAAAGTCGAAATTGGTGCTGAGCTAGAGCCACAGGATAAATTAAAGTTCAAAGATTCGAAACGGTATAAAGACCGCATCTCGGCGGCGCAAAAGGCGACTGGCGAGAAAGACGCCATTATCGTTATGAAAGGCGAACTGGGCGGCATGCCGGTTGTTGTCGCTGCTTTTGAATTTGCTTTCCTGGGTGGTTCTATGGCTTCCGTTGTCGGTGCACGCTTTGTCCAGGCTGCTGAAATCTGTTTAAAAGAAAACTTACCGTTGATTTGTTTCTCGGCCAGTGGCGGTGCTCGAATGCAAGAGGCATTGATGTCGCTTATGCAAATGGCAAAAACCAGTGCTGCGCTTGCTAAAATGAGTGAGAAAGGCTTACCTTACGTGTCGGTGCTGACGGATCCGACTATGGGTGGTGTTAGTGCAAGTTTGGCAATGCTAGGCGATATTAACGTTGCTGAACCGAAAGCCTTGATTGGTTTTGCCGGGCCTCGAGTTATTGAGCAGACGGTAAGAGAAAAACTTCCTGAAGGTTTCCAACGTTCAGAATTCCTACTTGAGCATGGTGCGATTGACCTTATTGTTGATCGTCGCGAAATGCGTCCACGTTTAGCGCGCTTGATTGCCAAGTTCATGGGGAAGGATGAACCACAAATCAGCTAA
- the purF gene encoding amidophosphoribosyltransferase, translating to MCGIVGIVGHSPVSQALYDGLTVIQHRGQDAAGIVTISDNTFRLRKANGLVKDVFHTRHMLRLQGDIGIGHVRYPTAGTSSSSEAQPFYANSPYGISLAHNGNLTNADELKSWLFNKARRHVNTTSDSELLLNIFAHELQQAKNLELTAEDIFQAVSQVHNLVRGAYATVALIIGHGMVAFRDPNGIRPLVFGKRETENGMEYMVASESVALDACDFEFIRDVAPGEAIYITEDGQLFSSQCAQNPTYNPCIFEFVYFARPDSTIDKMSVYASRVEMGTALGKKIAREWDDLDIDVVIPIPETSNDIALQIAHQLGIPYRQGFVKNRYVGRTFIMPGQAERKKSVKRKLNAISQEFKGKNVLLVDDSIVRGTTSEQIIEMARNAGAKKVYFASAAPEVRFPNVYGIDMPSATELIAHGRELEDICELIGADKLIFQDLKDLVAAVGKGNKDIKAFETSVFNGSYITNDIDHSYLEKLDAMRNNESKEQSDKEADSILDLHNEGSD from the coding sequence ATGTGTGGTATTGTTGGCATTGTTGGCCATTCGCCCGTTAGCCAAGCTTTATATGATGGTTTAACCGTTATTCAACATCGAGGGCAGGATGCTGCCGGTATTGTGACGATAAGTGACAATACATTTCGACTTCGCAAAGCTAATGGCCTGGTAAAAGACGTATTCCATACCCGCCATATGCTGCGTCTGCAAGGTGATATCGGTATTGGCCACGTTCGCTACCCAACCGCCGGTACTTCAAGCTCCTCTGAAGCTCAACCTTTTTACGCTAACTCTCCCTACGGTATTTCCCTCGCTCACAACGGTAACCTTACCAACGCCGACGAACTGAAGTCCTGGTTATTCAACAAAGCTCGTCGTCATGTGAACACCACATCAGACTCCGAACTGCTTTTAAATATTTTTGCCCATGAATTACAACAGGCGAAGAACCTAGAGTTAACCGCAGAAGATATCTTCCAGGCGGTAAGCCAGGTTCATAACCTGGTTCGTGGCGCGTATGCTACTGTGGCATTGATTATTGGTCATGGTATGGTGGCGTTTCGTGATCCAAACGGTATCCGCCCACTGGTCTTCGGTAAGCGTGAAACCGAGAACGGCATGGAGTACATGGTTGCTTCAGAATCGGTCGCACTTGATGCCTGTGATTTTGAGTTTATTCGTGATGTCGCTCCTGGCGAAGCTATCTACATTACCGAAGACGGTCAGCTATTCTCCAGTCAGTGTGCGCAAAACCCTACATACAACCCATGTATTTTTGAGTTCGTATATTTTGCTCGCCCAGATTCAACCATCGACAAAATGTCCGTCTATGCCTCTCGCGTAGAAATGGGAACGGCTCTGGGTAAGAAGATTGCCCGTGAATGGGACGATTTAGATATTGATGTTGTAATTCCGATCCCGGAAACGTCGAATGATATCGCCCTACAAATTGCCCATCAGCTAGGGATTCCTTACCGTCAGGGTTTTGTTAAGAACCGTTATGTTGGCCGTACCTTTATTATGCCGGGTCAGGCAGAGCGCAAGAAATCAGTTAAGCGTAAATTGAATGCGATTTCTCAGGAATTTAAAGGCAAGAATGTATTGCTGGTAGATGACTCTATTGTTCGCGGAACCACATCAGAACAAATCATTGAGATGGCTCGTAATGCTGGTGCCAAGAAAGTGTACTTCGCATCTGCGGCTCCTGAAGTTCGCTTTCCTAACGTGTACGGTATTGATATGCCGTCAGCGACTGAGCTGATTGCCCATGGTCGCGAGCTGGAAGATATTTGTGAGCTAATTGGCGCTGACAAGCTAATTTTCCAGGATCTGAAAGATTTGGTTGCTGCTGTTGGTAAAGGTAACAAAGACATTAAAGCCTTCGAAACATCGGTATTCAATGGCAGCTACATTACTAACGACATTGATCACAGCTACCTAGAGAAGCTGGATGCGATGCGAAATAATGAGAGCAAAGAGCAATCGGATAAAGAAGCCGATTCCATCTTAGACCTTCATAATGAAGGTAGTGATTAA
- a CDS encoding Yip1 family protein yields MILNHIWGLYAHPRQEWNEIDSRHEGIAYSMAHILIVALIPSICGYFAAAHIGWRIGAGDPIMLTKSSALLLAVSMYCAIIVSMAALTYLIHWMAKTFDAKPNISQSLELAAYASTPVLMVGVAALYPVLWVFSIAGMIAIAYSVYLLYSGTPILMHIPEEKGFIYASSVVTCGLVLLVCVLAATAMMWTLGFGPEFTG; encoded by the coding sequence ATGATCCTAAATCATATCTGGGGATTGTACGCCCACCCAAGACAAGAATGGAACGAAATTGATTCACGCCATGAAGGTATTGCATACAGCATGGCACATATCTTAATCGTAGCTTTAATACCTTCAATTTGTGGTTACTTCGCCGCAGCTCACATTGGTTGGCGCATCGGCGCTGGCGATCCGATAATGCTGACAAAATCCAGCGCCCTGTTACTAGCAGTGTCTATGTACTGCGCGATCATTGTATCTATGGCGGCATTAACCTACCTGATTCACTGGATGGCGAAAACCTTTGATGCCAAACCTAACATCTCTCAATCGTTAGAGTTGGCAGCTTATGCGTCAACGCCTGTACTAATGGTGGGTGTTGCAGCGCTTTATCCTGTACTTTGGGTGTTTTCTATCGCCGGAATGATAGCGATCGCATACTCGGTTTATCTGCTATATTCTGGCACGCCTATTCTGATGCACATACCTGAAGAGAAAGGCTTCATTTATGCAAGCTCAGTAGTCACTTGCGGCTTGGTGCTGTTAGTGTGCGTCCTGGCTGCAACAGCAATGATGTGGACACTGGGGTTTGGGCCTGAGTTCACAGGCTAA
- a CDS encoding TetR/AcrR family transcriptional regulator, whose protein sequence is MARTSLKKSPKGEQTRQKILDAAIEVIAQSGIKGTTHRAVAHQAQIQLSLTTYYFVDIRQLISEAIQLSAERFVAENSGQWLRGFSLIESYTAAERRKVSVRKLLCEQLSDIASRHMYDNIINRPTGLAVEQIFFTEMMYSEELKGIAFSHILQLKQPFIKLCRYFNRIDPSINAELMMIAFTRIQYMYLPLPPQSVKMSEIRMLVKRQLSWVMGLKT, encoded by the coding sequence ATGGCAAGGACAAGTTTGAAGAAAAGCCCGAAGGGCGAGCAAACCCGACAGAAAATACTCGACGCTGCAATTGAAGTTATCGCGCAGTCAGGAATAAAAGGCACAACCCACAGAGCTGTAGCCCATCAGGCTCAAATTCAGCTATCTCTGACCACCTACTATTTCGTTGATATCAGGCAACTGATTAGTGAAGCGATTCAGCTGAGCGCTGAGCGGTTTGTTGCAGAAAACTCTGGGCAGTGGTTAAGAGGCTTTTCTTTAATCGAAAGTTATACCGCGGCAGAGCGGCGCAAGGTTAGTGTCCGTAAACTTTTGTGCGAGCAACTTAGTGATATTGCCTCTCGCCACATGTATGACAATATTATTAACCGTCCAACAGGTTTGGCTGTTGAACAAATATTTTTTACTGAAATGATGTACTCTGAAGAATTGAAAGGCATTGCGTTTTCTCACATTCTGCAGCTAAAACAACCATTTATTAAATTGTGTCGTTACTTTAACCGGATAGACCCGAGCATTAACGCAGAATTAATGATGATAGCGTTTACGCGAATTCAGTATATGTATTTACCTTTGCCCCCACAAAGCGTTAAGATGAGTGAAATCAGGATGCTGGTCAAACGTCAACTGAGCTGGGTGATGGGGTTAAAAACCTAA
- a CDS encoding SPOR domain-containing protein, which yields MSTPFQNRLVGTIIVAAAAVIFLPEFLDGEKKAYQSQFEEIPQSPDALNVVAIPAMNEQALIAKAKPEPLANEVALDDEPVFESGNPAKTPTAIIEEPDEAEPVTQAQAAKPENGASKVAKIEAKPKSSAKASGWVIQLGSFRHKNNVQQLQDKLKDAGYTVFTRPVKTQGGTLTKVFIGPAVNRSMLEAELSKLHKLTGVQGRIAKFEPLG from the coding sequence TTGTCTACGCCGTTTCAAAACAGACTAGTAGGTACCATCATAGTTGCAGCCGCTGCAGTAATCTTTTTGCCTGAGTTCCTCGATGGTGAAAAGAAAGCATATCAATCCCAGTTTGAAGAAATTCCTCAATCTCCCGATGCCCTGAATGTGGTCGCCATTCCTGCGATGAATGAACAGGCGCTGATTGCCAAGGCAAAACCCGAACCTTTAGCGAATGAGGTGGCGTTAGATGACGAACCGGTATTCGAATCCGGTAACCCGGCAAAAACGCCAACAGCGATAATCGAAGAGCCCGATGAGGCGGAGCCGGTAACTCAGGCTCAGGCGGCAAAGCCTGAAAATGGTGCCAGTAAGGTTGCCAAGATTGAAGCAAAACCGAAATCTAGTGCTAAGGCCTCTGGCTGGGTTATCCAGTTAGGGAGCTTTCGTCATAAGAATAATGTTCAGCAATTGCAGGACAAGCTAAAAGATGCAGGCTATACGGTATTCACCCGGCCAGTAAAAACCCAGGGTGGTACCTTAACGAAAGTATTTATTGGTCCTGCCGTAAATCGCAGCATGTTGGAAGCCGAACTTTCAAAATTACATAAGTTAACCGGCGTTCAGGGGCGAATCGCAAAGTTTGAACCGCTCGGTTAG
- a CDS encoding M10 family metallopeptidase C-terminal domain-containing protein encodes MSVTKITKKHFAVSLTLGTSLIAFAGLASVPDQLPEQLQPDFNVLVEPENYSIDPYSGFVFREKEIADLPRVIQQIFTGYTNSVSGGIITYNFPEGKRLTGLYNNPNYGFTAGDGLSGFSEAQKQSARKSIELWDDLIAPTFVEKGAQGADIQFANSFDPGQAYAYYPEYGFTKAKGYKFFSDIFVASPERNWTNAWLSFGGYGSTTLIHEIGHTLGLSHPGAYNGAGATNYVSQAEYAQDSNQYSLMSYWGDEETSNQPFSFGIVDWSTGFYNYPHTPMVHDIVSIQAAYGPDLTTRADDTVYGWNSTAGNEVYDFSKNLFPIVTIYDAGGIDTIDMSGANASVFIDLNQGQFSSGASAVPSEDVINSRRQLMRDAGFVGLANVAPGTSAFWQGLTTSAHQGYLAFETGVSGLGVTSHDNIAIAYGTVIENATGSGERDYLKGNSAANVLTGNGGDDVLNGLAGADTYVGGEGFDTFVFSVIESGDRVSDFATGEDFIDLRATGANFVYIADAAFSNVAGELRYADGLLQGDVNGDGVADLSIDLDDAVLNAGDLIL; translated from the coding sequence ATGTCAGTAACAAAAATAACGAAAAAACATTTCGCAGTAAGTCTTACCCTTGGAACCTCGTTAATTGCATTTGCCGGTTTAGCAAGTGTTCCAGATCAACTTCCAGAACAATTACAACCGGATTTTAATGTCCTGGTTGAGCCCGAAAACTACAGTATTGACCCGTACTCTGGATTCGTCTTCAGAGAAAAGGAAATTGCTGATCTACCTCGCGTCATCCAGCAGATTTTTACCGGTTATACCAACTCGGTTAGCGGTGGTATCATTACTTACAACTTTCCAGAAGGTAAGCGCCTGACGGGTTTGTATAACAACCCTAATTACGGATTCACTGCCGGGGATGGACTAAGCGGTTTTTCCGAGGCGCAAAAACAAAGTGCGCGCAAAAGCATAGAATTGTGGGACGATTTAATTGCACCTACGTTCGTAGAAAAGGGCGCTCAGGGCGCAGACATTCAGTTTGCGAATAGCTTCGATCCAGGTCAGGCCTATGCTTACTATCCTGAATATGGTTTCACCAAAGCCAAGGGCTATAAATTTTTCAGCGATATTTTTGTCGCATCTCCAGAGAGGAACTGGACCAATGCCTGGTTGAGCTTTGGCGGGTACGGCAGTACTACTTTAATCCATGAAATAGGTCATACGCTCGGTTTGAGTCATCCAGGCGCATACAATGGCGCAGGTGCGACAAATTACGTAAGCCAGGCCGAATATGCGCAGGATAGTAATCAGTATTCACTGATGTCTTACTGGGGCGATGAAGAAACCTCAAACCAACCATTTTCCTTTGGTATCGTTGATTGGAGTACTGGTTTTTATAACTATCCTCATACGCCTATGGTTCACGATATTGTCTCCATTCAAGCGGCTTATGGTCCTGATCTAACCACTCGTGCAGATGATACGGTTTATGGCTGGAACTCAACGGCCGGCAATGAGGTTTATGATTTTTCTAAAAACCTGTTCCCTATCGTGACGATTTATGATGCTGGAGGTATAGATACCATCGACATGTCCGGGGCGAATGCCAGCGTCTTTATCGATTTGAACCAAGGCCAGTTTAGTTCTGGCGCTTCGGCGGTACCGAGTGAAGATGTTATCAACAGCCGCCGTCAGTTAATGCGAGATGCGGGGTTTGTGGGCCTTGCTAATGTAGCTCCGGGCACAAGTGCTTTCTGGCAGGGTCTCACTACCTCTGCTCATCAAGGCTACTTAGCATTTGAAACCGGCGTTAGTGGTTTAGGTGTAACATCCCACGATAACATTGCTATCGCATACGGTACCGTTATCGAGAATGCCACCGGCTCTGGCGAACGTGATTACCTCAAGGGTAACAGCGCCGCTAATGTGCTAACCGGTAATGGTGGTGATGATGTCCTTAATGGCTTAGCAGGTGCTGATACCTACGTTGGCGGAGAAGGGTTCGATACTTTTGTATTTTCAGTAATTGAATCCGGTGATAGGGTCTCGGACTTCGCTACCGGTGAAGACTTTATCGATTTGCGTGCAACGGGTGCAAACTTTGTTTATATCGCCGACGCCGCATTTAGTAATGTTGCGGGGGAATTGCGTTATGCAGATGGTCTTCTTCAAGGAGATGTTAATGGCGATGGCGTAGCGGATTTATCAATCGATTTAGACGACGCTGTGCTGAATGCTGGCGATCTGATCCTCTAA
- the folC gene encoding bifunctional tetrahydrofolate synthase/dihydrofolate synthase translates to MTKKMNSHLSLNTLDEWLFYLESIHPVEIDMTLDRILVVKERLNIAFADKKVITVGGTNGKGTTCAFIENALIASGYKVAVYSSPHIERFNERLRVNKALIDDQSLIDAFREIENQRREISLSYYEYTTLAALMICQQRDINYVILEVGLGGRLDATNIIDADVSVITSIDLDHQQFLGNDRASIGLEKAGICRTNRPAVIGEPNLPEPVKGYLSELQSINYYRNDAFFAEDNETEPGHWHWHFDNVRLTNLVPPNIPRDNVATALMVLSLISDDVTRTLTTENVNQWISQTKVPGRTEIVARHPDVMLDVAHNPHAARHLAKVIASKNYQRVHAVVGMLADKDIDSTLAAIKDQIDDWYPVSLGVGRAADAQVLVEALAKLKVNTIGFDKVSDGFKIAKDNANKNDMILVFGSFFTVAEFKKSCL, encoded by the coding sequence ATGACAAAAAAAATGAATAGCCACTTATCTTTAAATACCTTAGATGAGTGGCTTTTTTATTTAGAATCCATTCATCCGGTTGAGATCGATATGACCTTAGACCGGATCCTAGTGGTAAAAGAGCGACTAAATATCGCATTTGCCGATAAAAAAGTTATCACCGTTGGTGGTACGAACGGTAAGGGCACCACCTGCGCCTTTATTGAGAATGCATTGATAGCATCTGGGTATAAGGTCGCCGTATACTCTTCTCCTCATATTGAGCGTTTTAATGAACGTTTACGCGTCAATAAGGCATTAATAGATGATCAGTCGTTAATCGATGCATTCAGAGAAATTGAAAACCAACGTCGGGAAATTTCTCTGAGTTACTATGAATACACAACACTAGCAGCCCTGATGATTTGCCAGCAACGGGATATCAATTATGTGATTCTTGAAGTCGGTTTAGGAGGGCGCCTTGACGCCACCAATATTATTGATGCTGATGTTTCAGTAATCACCAGTATCGATTTAGATCATCAACAGTTTTTGGGAAACGACAGAGCCAGTATCGGTTTGGAAAAAGCGGGTATTTGTCGTACCAATCGCCCAGCCGTGATTGGTGAGCCGAATTTGCCAGAACCGGTAAAAGGCTATCTAAGTGAACTGCAAAGTATCAATTATTATCGCAATGACGCGTTTTTCGCCGAAGACAACGAAACGGAGCCTGGACACTGGCACTGGCATTTCGACAATGTACGATTAACTAACCTGGTTCCCCCAAATATCCCTCGAGACAATGTGGCAACGGCCTTGATGGTGCTGTCATTAATCAGTGATGATGTGACCAGAACATTGACCACGGAAAATGTAAATCAGTGGATTTCGCAAACCAAGGTTCCGGGCCGAACCGAAATTGTCGCGCGTCATCCCGATGTTATGCTCGATGTTGCCCATAATCCGCACGCGGCAAGACACCTAGCCAAAGTTATTGCCAGTAAGAATTACCAGCGAGTACACGCCGTGGTAGGTATGTTGGCGGATAAAGATATTGATTCGACATTAGCAGCCATCAAAGATCAGATAGATGATTGGTACCCGGTGAGCCTTGGTGTTGGTCGAGCCGCAGACGCTCAAGTCTTGGTCGAAGCCCTGGCAAAATTAAAGGTAAACACTATTGGCTTTGACAAAGTATCGGATGGCTTTAAAATAGCAAAAGATAATGCTAATAAAAATGACATGATTTTGGTGTTTGGATCTTTTTTTACCGTCGCTGAATTCAAAAAGTCATGTCTCTAA